In Arvicola amphibius chromosome 1, mArvAmp1.2, whole genome shotgun sequence, one DNA window encodes the following:
- the Fgf5 gene encoding fibroblast growth factor 5 — MSLSWLFLLFCSHLILSAWAHGEKRLIPEGQPEAPRNPGDSSGGRGRSSTTSSSSSASSPVAASPGSQVSGSEHSSFQWSPSGRRTGSLYCRVGIGFHLQIYPDGKVNGSHEASMLSILEIFAVSQGIVGIRGVFSNKFLAMSKKGKLHASAKFTDDCKFRERFQENSYNTYASAIHRTEKTGREWYVALNKRGKAKRGCSPRVKPQHVSTHFLPRFKQSEQPELSFTVTVPEKKKPPRPVKPKVPLSPPRRSPSPVKYRLKFRFG, encoded by the exons ATGAGCTTGTcctggctcttcctcctcttctgcagccaCCTGATCCTCAGCGCTTGGGCTCACGGGGAGAAGCGTCTCATTCCCGAAGGGCAACCCGAGGCTCCAAGGAACCCCGGAGACTCCAGCGGCGGCCGGGGCAGAAGTAGCACGACGTCTTCCTCATCTTCTGCCTCCTCACCAGTCGCGGCTTCCCCGGGCAGCCAAGTAAGCGGCTCGGAGCACAGCAGCTTCCAGTGGAGCCCTTCGGGGCGCCGGACCGGCAGCCTGTACTGCAGAGTGGGCATCGGCTTCCATCTGCAGATCTACCCGGATGGCAAAGTCAATGGCTCCCACGAAGCCAGTATGTTAA gtattttggaaatatttgctGTGTCTCAGGGGATTGTAGGAATACGAGGAGTTTTCAGCAACAAATTTTTAGCGAtgtcaaaaaaaggaaaactccatGCAAGT gcTAAATTTACAGATGACTGTAAGTTCAGGGAGAGGTTTCAAGAAAACAGCTATAATACCTACGCGTCAGCAATCCACAGAACTGAAAAGACTGGGCGGGAGTGGTACGTGGCCCTGAACAAGAGAGGGAAAGCCAAAAGGGGCTGCAGCCCGCGGGTCAAACCCCAGCACGTCTCCACCCACTTCCTACCCAGATTCAAGCAGTCAGAGCAACCTGAACTTTCCTTCACGGTCACtgtaccagaaaagaaaaagccacctCGTCCTGTGAAACCAAAGGTCCCCCTGTCGCCACCTCGCAGAAGTCCCAGCCCAGTGAAGTACAGATTGAAGTTTCGCTTTGGATGA